The Thermus thermamylovorans genome contains the following window.
GCGGAAGCCCACCTCGGGCCGGGCCACCACCTCCTCCAGGCCCTCCAGGGCCGCCTTGGGCCCCACCACCTCCACCGTCCTGGGGGCGTAGTCCTGAAGGGTAAACCCCTCCGGGGGCCTGAGGACCAGGGGGAGTTCCCGGCGGAACAGGACCTCCTCCCGGGCCACCACCCGCACCCGGGCGGGGGAGAGCTCCACCCCGGGAAGGGGGCCCAGGGCGCCGAAGGGGGTGAGGGCCACCTCCTCCCCCCCCAGGTCTAGGCCCAGGGCGGTCACCGCCAGCTCCACCTGGCTCCGGGGCCCCCGGGCCTCCACGAAGGCGGGCTCGGTCCGGACCCAGGCCCAAAGGGAGAAGACCTCCACCGGCAGGGCACGGGCCAGGAGGGCCTCGATCCAGCCCTCCACCCGGGCGGGGCGCACCTCCAGCACCTCCACCCCCTGGGGCACGGCCACCCGCACCTCGCGGCTGAAGCTCCCCTCGGCCCCGGAGAGGTCCAGGTAGGCGGAGACGGGCGGGGTGCCCTCCACCAGGGGGGCGGGGCCCCGGAGGCGCAGGAGCACCTCCTCGGGCACCCCTTCCGCGGTCCGCTCCTCCCCCAGGCCCACCACCTGCAGGGGGACGCTCACCGCCCGCTCCACCACCGGGGCCCTTTCCCGAAGGGAGTACCATACGGCGAGGGCCGCCAGGAAGGCCAGGACAAAACCGCCCCACTCACGCACGCAGCACCTCCTTAAGCCGCTGGCGCAGGGCCTCCAGGCCCAAGGGGGGGGAAAGCCTCCCCCCCTCGGCCACCCGGATGGCCCCCGTCTCCTCGCTTACCACCAGGACCAGGGCGTCCGAGACCTCGGAGAGCCCCAAGGCCGCCCGGTGCCGGGTGCCGAGGCCCATGCGGGCCTCGGAGAGGGGAAAAACGCACCCCGCGGCGAAGAGGCGATCCCCCCGGAGGATGGCCCCCCCGTCGTGCAGGGGGGTGCCGGGGTAGAAGACCGTCTCCAGGAGCCGGGCGGAAAGCCTGGCCTCCAGCACCTCCCCGGTGGCGGCGTACTCCCCCAGAGGGGTGCGCCGCTCCAGGGCCAAAAGGGCCCCGTAGCGCTTCTCCGCAAGGCGGCCCAGGCCCAGGAGGAGCTCCTCCAGGGCCAAGGAGGGGGCCCGGGGGCCCTGGGCGCGGCCGATGCGCTCCAAAAGCCCCCGGAGCTCGGGCTGGAAGACCACGATGAGGGCGAAGGCCCCTAAGGTGGCGGCGTTGCCCAGGAGCCAGGCCAGGGTGGAAAGCCCGAGGAGGCTCGCCAGGAACCAGACCAGGAGGTAGACCATAACCCCCCGGACCAGGTTCAGGGCCCGGGTGCCGGCCATGAGCCGCCCCAGGTAGTAGAAGAGGACGGCCACCAGGAGGATGTCCAGGAGGTCGCGCCAGGAGAGGGGCCAGGGGAAGGGCATGGCCTAGAGGAGGCTCTTTCCGGGGCCTTCCCAGGGCAGGCCAAAGGCCCGGGCCCAGGTGGCCCCCAGGTCGGCGAAGCTCTCCCGGGTGCCCAGGTCCCCCTCCACCCCCGGGCCCACCCAGAGGAGCATCCCGTACTCCCGCGTGTGGTCGGTGCCAAAGAAGGTGGGGTCGTTGCCGTGGTCGGAGACCAGGAAGAGGTGGTCCTCGGGACCCAAGGCGGAGAGAAGCTTGGGCAGGAAGGCGTCCACTTCGGAAAGGGCCCGAGCGTAGCCCAAGGGGTCGCGGCGGTGGCCGTATTTGGCGTCGAAGTCCACCAGGTTGGCGAAGACCAAGCCCGAAAAGGGCTCCCCCATGAGGGCCAGGGTCTTCTCCAGGCCGTCGGCGTTGTCCTTGCTCTTCACCTCCCGGGTGAAGCCCCGCCCTGCGTAAATGTCGGGGATCTTCCCCACCCCCACCACCTCGAGGCCCCCCTCCAAGAGCACGTCCAGCACGTTCCTTGGGGGTTCCAGGGCGAAGTCCTTCCTGAGGTCCTCCCGGCGGTAGAAGCCGCCGGGCTCCCCGGCGAAGGGCCGGGCGATGACCCGGGCCACCCGGTGTTCCCCCTTTAGCATCTCCCGGGCCACCTGGCAAAAGCGGTAGAGTTCCTCCAGGGGCACCGCCTCCAGGTGGGCCGCCACCTGGAAGACGCTGTCCGCAGAGGTGTAGACGATGGGGTAGCCGGTCTTCAGGTGGGCCTCGCCGAAGTCCCGGATGGCCTCGGTGCCGGAGTAGGGACGGTTCAAAAGCCACCCCCCCACCCCGACCCGCTCCGCCCAGGCCCGGAGGAGCTCCTCGGGGAAACCCTCGGGGTAGGTGGGAAAGGGACGGTCCAGGTATACCCCCACGAACTCCCAGTGCCCGGTGGTGGTGTCCTTGCCCGGGCTCACCTCCCGCATACGCCCGAAGGCGCCCAGGGGTTTGGGACGGGGCAGGGTGTGGACCCCGGGCACCCAACCGAGGCCCAGGGCCGCCAGGTGGGGCAGCGCCACCCCGGTCTTCAAGACGGTGTGGTCCAGGGTGTCCGCCCCCTCGTCCCCGAAGCGGGGGGCGTCGGGCAGGTAGCCCAGGCCCACCGAGTCCAGGACGACGGCCACCACCTTCATCTAGGAACGGAGCCCCCCCTCTTCCTCCTCTTCCGCCAAGGCGGCGAGCTCCTCCGGGGTCATCTGGGAGATGGCCCGCACCGCCTGGAACTCCTCGATGAGGCCCTGGACCTCCTCCATGGCCTCCTCCAGGGAAAGCTCCCCATCCTGGTACTCGTCCAGGACCTCCTCGATGGCCTCGAGGATCCCCACCGCCGCGCTGGCCTGGGAGAGGGCCTGGGCCAGCTCCGAGAGCCTTTCCGCCAGCTCCATGCCCCCATGCTACCCCAAAAGCTCCGCAAGCCGGGAAAGGGCCCGGCCGTACTTCTTGGCGAAGGCCCCGTGGCGGTAACTCTGGGGAAAAAGCTCCTTCAGGGGCATCCCCGAGGCCCGCAGGGCGAGGCCCTGGTTGTAAAGCTCGTCCAGGAAGTGCACGAAGCGCAGGGCGTCGTTCTGGTCAGGGATGGGGGCTAGCCCCCGCAGGTAGACCGCCTCCAAGCCCTGGAAGAGGTAGCGGTAGCGGATGGGATGGAGGGCACGGAGGTGGGCCAGGAGCTCGGGAAAGGTGTCCAGGGTTTTGGGCCTGGGGTCCTCCCGGTAGAGGGCGAGGAGCTGGGCATCGGCAAGGGGTTCGGGGAACCGGTCCGGGTCGCGGTGGCGGTAGTCCTCCCCCTCGAGGCGCTCCACGGCAAAGCGGCGGGCCAGGGCCTGGATCTGGTGCCGGAACTGCTCCGCGTTGAAGCGCCCCTCCCCCAGGGCCCCGGGCGGGGTGTTGGAGGTGGTGGCCACCCGGAGGCCCCTCTCCATGGTGAGGGCCAGGAAGTGGCTGATCATCTGGGCGTTTCCAGGGTCGTCCAGCTCGAACTCGTCCAGGAAGAGGTAGCGCAAGGAGGCGAAGCGCCTCGCCCCCTCTTTCAAACCCATGAGGCCCAGGGTGTAGGTGAGCTCCTCGAAGGTGAGGAAGGCCTTGGGACCGGGGGCTTCCAGGTAGGCGGCCACCAGGAGGTGGGTCTTCCCCACCCCGAAGCCCCCGTCCAGGTAGATCCCCTGGGGCCCGGGGAGCCTGGGGCGGAGGAGGCCCCGGGGGCGGTCATGCACCCAGCGCCGGAGGCGCTCCTTGGCCAGCGCCTGGGAAGGGTAGCGGGCATCGGGACGGTAGGCGGCGAAGGTGGCCTCCCGGAACCTGGGCGGGGGGGCGAAGCCCTGGAGGAGCCTTTCCAGGTCCACCTCGGGGTAGCGGTCGGCGAGGCGCATGGAGGCATTGTATTAAGTACCCCGTCGCAGCCTAGGCCACGACCGGTTGCTTGGAGCAACCCCTTACGGCTTAGGGCTGGGGCCGCAAGGGGGACTTTGCGAGGCCCTGGGGAAAGCCCCTTTTCCCCCCGGGCCCTTGCCGCCTCCTGCCCCGCAGGCCGGGAAAGACGCCGCCCTGCCACCACGGAGGGATATGGTAGGCCTTTACGGCCTCCCCAGGTGCGGCCCCTTTGCCCCCGTGGACGCCTGCAAGGACGAGGAGGTGGCGAGGAGGAGGGGAGAGCCCCACCGCAGGGGTGGTCCCGGAGTGTGCGGAGGGGAAAGAGGCCATCCGGGGCGTTTTCCCCGCCGCCCCAGACGCCTAGCTGGCCCGCTGCCGGGAGGCTCAGGAAGGCGGACGGGCTCCCTGAAGGGCTCGCAGATGGTGGGCCTCGTGGTGGGCCGCGGCCCGCACCCAGCCTAGGGCGTCAAGCTCCCCGAAAAAGGGGTGAGGGAAGGTGGCGGAACCTTGAGGAGGCACCTGGGCCGCCTCCTCCAGCAGGAAAGCCCGGGCCCTGGCCAAAAGGAGCAAAACCTGCTCCAGGTCCAGACCCCCTCGGGGTCGCACCGCCTCGGGGGCCTGAGGCCTGCCCTCCCGTACCTCCCCGGGGACAAAGGGCACCGGGGGTAAGCTTTCCCCCATAGCGATCCGCCTGAGCCGCCTCAGGACCCGGGCGGTGGTCTCCTCCACCAGGGCGACGTGTTCCGCCACCATAAGGGGAGTCCAGGCCCCTTCCCCCAAGGGAGCGGCCAGCCAGGCGGGGTCGGCTTCCCGAAGGAGCGCCACCAAGCTCCCGCGGCTGCGGGCCAAAGAGGCCAAGGCCTCCTCCCAGGAATCCCGGGTTTCTTGCTGGGCCATGCTCCCAGCATACCCGCCCAGGGGCCTTGCCCCAAGGGGAAGCCCCTACCCCGTGGAGGGTCAGGCCAGCAGGAGGACCGGGTTTTCCAGGTAGAGGGCCACCCGCTCCAGGAGCCTCTGCGCCACGGGTCCCTCGAGGCCGGAGGCGGCGAGGACCCCTTCCGGGGAGAGGAAAAGGCTCGGGCGGCCGGTGTGGACCTCCTCCTCCCCGGCGAAGCAGAGGAGCCCCTCCTCCCCCTCCTCCCCCACCGGGGCGAAGAGGGCCAAAAACCCCCCCCTAGGCCTGAGCCCCCGCACCCCTTCCCCCTCCACCCGGGCCAGAAGGGGCCTCAGGGGGAGTTCCAGCTCGGCCAGGGCCCGCTCCGCGGCCCGGACCAGGAAGGGTAAGGGGGTTTCGGGAACCCCGTGGGCCCGGGCAAAGGCCGCCAAGGCCCCCTCGAGGCCCGCAAGGTCCACCCGCCGCCTCCAGACCCACAAGGCCACGGGCGTGGCCCAGGCGGCCGGGGCCTGCTCGGAGGAGCCTTTTTGGAGGGCCGCCACCAAAGGGGCTTCCCCTTCCGACAAGGCCTCCTCCAAGGGCTGCGGCAAGAGGCTCCCGGCCAGGTCCTCCTCCAAGAAGAGGTCCTCCTCGGACCACTCCTCCTCCGGAAAGGGCCGGGGGGGACCCTCCGCCCCCGGGGCCTCCGAAACCCCCTCCTCGGCCAGCAAGGCCTCCATTTCCTCCGCCAGAGGAGAAGGGGCCCGGGAGCCTTCCTCCTCCAAAGGCCAGGGTTCGGGTGCGGGCTCAGGGGGGAGCTCCTCCGCCAGCAGCAAGGCCTCCTCCTCCAGCTCGAGGTCCTCCAAAAGGGCAGGCTCCAGGTCCAAGGCCTCCTCCGCCTGGGAGGCGGGAGGCTTGGGCAGAAGGTCGGCCAGGTCAACCCCTTCCCTTCCCAGGGCCTCCTGGGCCCGCTTGAGTTCCTCTGCAGGCGGCAGGGGCGGGGGCTCTTCCGGCATGGGGGGGAGGTCTACCTCCCCCGCCATCACCCGGGCCAGGTAGGCCAGGATGTCCCGCTCCACGATGGCGCCGTCCGGGCCCGTGCCCTGAAGCCTACGCCAGTCGATGCCGTTCTCCTCTGCGAGCCGCCGGGCCAGGGGCGTGATCCTGGGTTCTCCCATCTTGGCCCTTATGATAACAGGGTGGAAGCGCGCTTGGCCGAGCTCCTGGCGGGCTACTGCCTGGAAGCCGAGGAGGGCGAGACCGTCTTGGTAGAGGCGGAGACCCCGGCCCTACCCCTTTTACCTCACCTAAAGCGCACCCTCCTGCAACGGGGGGCCTATCCCCTTTTCCGCCTTAGCTACCCCGGGGAAGCACGGGACTTCCTGCGCTTTGCCGGGCGCTGGCTGGAGGAGATCCCGGAGGCTGAGGTGGCCCTTTACCAGAAGGCCGATAAGTTCCTCCGAGTCCTCTCCGCGGAGAACCCCCTGGAGGCCGCCTCCTTGGACCCGGAGCTCACCCTCAGGCACCGGCGGGCCTGGCGGCCCTTGGCCGAGCTTCGCCTCAAGAAGCGCTGGGCCCTCACCCTCTACCCCACGGTGGGCTACGCGGTGGGAGCGGGGATGGACACGGAGGCGTTTCGGGCCCACCTGGAGCGGGCCTTCTTCCTGGACCGCCCTGATCCCGTGGGGGCCTGGCAGGCCCTGGCCCGCTTCCAGGAGGCCCTTATCGCCAGGCTGGCCCAGGGGAAAGAGCTCCGCCTTCTGGCCCCGGGCACGGACCTCCGGCTTTCCGTGGCGGGAAGGATCTGGATCAACTCCGATGGGCGGAGGAACATGCCCTCGGGGGAGGTCTTCACCGGCCCCTTGGAGGAAAGCGCCGAGGGGGAGGTGCGCTTCAACCTCCCCGCCTTCGTAGGAGGGAGGCGGGTGGAGGGGGTTTACCTCCGCTTCCGGGGGGGCGAGGTGGTGGAGGCCCGGGCGGAGGTGGGAGAGGGCTACCTCCTCGCGGCCCTCGCCACCGACCCCGGGGCCCGGCGGCTCGGGGAGGTGGGCATCGGGACCAACTACGGCCTCCAACAGCCCACAGGCCTGGTCCTCCTGGACGAGAAAATGGGGGGCACGGTACACCTGGCCCTGGGCCGAAGCTACCCGGAGACGGGGGGTAGGAACGAGAGCGCCCTGCACTGGGACCTGGTCCTCTCCCTGGAGGAGGGAGCGCTCCTTTTGGACGGCGAACCCCTGGTGCAGGGGGGGCGTTTCGTGGGGCTTCCCGAGCCTTATCCTTTCGCCTAGAGGTCCTTGCGCTCAAAGACGAGGGCCGCCAGGAGGGCGAAGCCCAGGGTGTAGATGAGGAGGAGGGAAAGCCCCAAGCCTGCGGCTTCCGGCCGCAGGTGGAGGTCCAGGTAGGTGGTGAGGAGGAAGGGGGTTAGGGCGGGGAAGGCCACCAGGAGACGCATGAGGAGGAGAGTGGCCACCGCCGCCAGGGCGCTAGCGGTGGTGGCAAGGAAGACGGCGCCGTAGAGGAGGGCCAAGGAGGCGAGGGGCAGAAGCACCGCCCCCGCCAGAAGGTAAGCCCTAAGGAGCTCGGCCAGGGCCGCTCCCGGCTGGAGAAGCCCTGTTCCGGCGAAGCCCCCCGCCCCCAGGCCCGTCCCCCCGAAGAAGGGGCCGAGCCCATGGGGAAGCCCAGCCAGGAGGCCGCCCAAGAAGCTTGCCAAAAGGAGGACGAAGGGGTAGACCAGGGCCGCCAGGAGCTTGGCGAAAAACAGGGCCGCCCGGGGCAGAGGGCGGAGGAGGAGGCCCTTCAGGGTGCCTTGGGCCACCTCGCTCCCCAAGGACTCGCTGGCGGCCATGACCACCAAGAAGGGGAAGAGGAACTCCATCCCGGCCAGGAGGCTTAGGGAAACCACCTGCCAGCCCGAGGCCAGCACCAGGCCGTAGACCTCCTTGAGCCCGGGGGCCAGGGCCCAGAGGAAGGGGAGGAGGAAGGCGAAGAGGAGGCCCAAGGCCACCGAGCGAAGCCGGAAGAGCTTGTAGAGTTCAAAGAGGAGGAGCCTAAGCATGCCGCACCCGCTCCTGGTAGTAGCTCATGAGGTCAAAGCGGTGGGGGTAGAGGGCCCGCACCCGGTACCCTGCCCCCAGAAGGGCCCGTAGGGCCGCCTCCGGGTTTCCCTCAAAGAGGATGGCCCCGCCCTGCAGGCGGGCCGAGACCACCTGGGGCAGGGTCTTGAGGAGGGCCAGGGCCCCTTCCAGGGGCTGGGCCTCGAGGCGGTAGGCCTCCCCCCTGGGGAGGACCACCTCGTCCAGAAGCCTACCCCCTCCCAGGATGCCCACCTTGTGGGCGTAACGGCTCACCTCCTGCAGGTGATGGGTGGAGAGCAGAACGGCCACCCCTTCCCGGGCCAGCTCCTGCAGGAGGCCATGAACCAACTCCACCCCCTCGGGGTCGAGGCCTGAGGTAGGCTCGTCCAGGACCAGGACCTTGGGGCGGTGCAAGAGGGCCGCCGCCAGGCCCAGGCGCTGGCGCTGGCCCAGGGAGTAGCTCCCCACCTTCCGGTCGGCTACCGAGAGGAGCCTCAGCCGGGCCAGGACCCCGGTCAGATGGTCCTCCCCCGGCCGCCTGCCCAGGGAGACGGCCTCTTTGACCCCTGCCAGATAGGCCTGCATCCTAAGGTTCTCCCGCCCGGTAAGGTAGGGGTAGAAGGCGGCTGGAGCCTCCACCACCGCCCCCAGGTGGCGCCGGGCGGCGGGGTTTTTGTGCACGTCCTCCCCCAGGAGGAGGGCCCTTCCCTGCGTGGGAAAAGCCAGGCCGGTGACCAGGCGGATGAGGGTGGTCTTGCCCGAGCCGTTGGGCCCCGCCAAGGCGTAGACCTCCCCCGGGGCCACGGAGAAGCTCACCCCCTCCAGCACCGGCTTGCGGCCATAGCGCTTGCCGATGCCCTCTAGCCTCAGGGCTTCCATGGGTGCTATACTACTCAAGCCCCCGGTCCAGCGCGGCGGTCCGGGCGCGAACCGGGTCAGGTCCGGAAGGAAGCAGCCCTAAGGGCCACGGGTCGGGCGCCGCTGGGCAACCGGGGGCGTTTTCCACAGGGTTATCCACAGGGGCCTGGCGGGACGCGGCCCGGCGGAGAGGGCCTTCAAGAGGGCGCTTTTCCCAGGTCCCCTCTCCCCCTGACCGTGCGGACCGTGCCCTTTTCCACAAGGGCCTGCACCTCCTCCGGGGTGAACCCGGCCTCCCGGAGCACCGCCTCCGAGTGTTCCCCCAAAAGGGGCGGGGGCAGGGTGGGAGCGGCGGGGGTGCGGGAGAGGAAGCGCAAGGGGCTCGCCAGGGTGGGCATAGGCCCCAGGAGGGGATGGCGCAGGGTCCAGACCGCCCCCCGGGCCTCCGCCTGGGGGTCTTGGAAGGCCTCGGCCAGGTTGTTCACGGGGGCGGCGGGCACCCCCGCTTCCTTGAGCCTGTCCAGCCAGTAGGCCCGGGGGCGGGCCTTCAGGACCGCAGAAACCGCTTCCACCACCTCTTCCCGGTTCTCCACCCGCTTTGCGTTTTGCGGGAAGCGCTCCTGCAGCTCGGCAAGCCCCAGCACCTGGCAGAGCCTGCCGAACTGCTCGTCGTTCCCCACGGCCAGGACGAGCCAGCCGTCCGCCGCGGGAAAGACCCCGTAGGGCACGATCTGGGCGTGGGCGTTGCCCAGGCGCCCCGGGGGCTTCCCCGTGAGGAGGTAGCTTTCCCCCAGGTTGGCCAGGGCGAAGAGGCCCACGTCGAAGAGGGAGAGGTCGATGTGCTGGCCCAGGCCGCTTCTTTCCCGTTCCCAAAGGGCGGCGAGCACCGCCACCGCCCCCATCATCCCCGTCATCACGTCGATCCAGGCCACCCCCACCTTCATGGGCGGGCCTTCCGGCTCCCCGGTCACGGACATGATGCCGGTGTAGCCCTGCAAGGCGGCGTCGTACCCCGGTTCCTGGGCCCTCGGGCCCGTGTGGCCGAAGCCGGTGAGGGAGAGGTAGACCAGGCGGGGGTTAAGCTCCCGCAGGCTTTCGTAGTCCAGGCGGTAGCGCTTGAGGTCTCCGGTTTTGAAGTTCTCCACCAGCACATCGGCCCTTTGGGCGAGCTTCCGCACCGCCCCTTGACCCTCGAGGGTCTTGAGGTCCAAGGCGATGCTCCTCTTGCCCCGGTTGACGGCAAGGAAGTAGGCGCTTTCTCCCTTCGCAAAGGGGGGTCCCCAGCCCCGGGTCTCGTCCCCCCAGGGAGGCTCCACCTTGACCACCTCCGCCCCCAGGTCGGCCAGGATCAGGGTGCACAGGGGCCCCGCCAGAACCCGGGAGAGGTCCAGGACCTTGAGGCCGGAAAGGGGTCCCATGGGGGCATCTTAAGTCATCTTGGGGACGAGAGGGGACTTTGTGATGGTCGGGACAAAAAACCCTTGACTCCTTAACGCGCTAGGGTATGCTGCTCTGGGGGTTGTATGCAGGCGCTACAGGGAGGGGTGCTCTGGCTGGCGGGATTGGGGTTCCTGTTAGGGCTTGGCGGCTTTGCGTTTTACCAGGGGCAGGGATGGTCCTACTTCAGCGACCGCCCCGAGGCCTGCGCCAACTGCCACATCATGCGGGACCAGTACGAGTCCTGGCGGCACTCCAGCCATCGCAGCTGGGCGAGTTGTAACGACTGCCATATGCCCCACACCTTCCTGGGCAAGTGGACCACCAAGGCCCTGAGCGGCTTTCAGCACAGCCTAGCCTTCACCACGGGGGACTTCCCCGAACCCATCGTCATCACCCCCCGCAACAAGGCTATCGCCCTGGAAAACTGCGTGGCCTGCCACCGGCCGGTGGTGGCGCAGATGCTCCTCCGGCCTGGGGTCCACGGGCCGGAGGACTGGAACTGCACTGCCTGCCACGGGAACGTGGGGCATCGGGGCCTGAAGTGAGGTGGAGTATGAGGGGAACGGGTTGGATTAGGATTCTGGGTATCCTGGCGGTCTTCCTGGTCCTGGGGGCGGGGGTGGGTTACCTCCTCACCACCATCGTCCAGCGCCAGGCGGAGGCCGAGCAGTACCCCCTGCGCCTGGTGGAGATCGGGGCGCTGGAGGTGGACCCTGCCGTCTGGGGCCGGAACTTCCCTCTGCACTACGACCGCTTCCTGCGCACCCGGGAGGACTACGGCCGCACCGCCTACGGGGGCAGCACCCGCTACGACAAGCTGGAAGCCAAGCCCTTCCGCCGCCTGGCCTGGGCGGGTATGCCCTTTTCCGTAGACTACAAGGAGGACCGGGGGCACTACTGGTCGGGGTACGACGCCTTCCATACCAGGAGGAGTACGGAGTTCAACCAGCCTGGGGCCTGCCTCAACTGCCATACAGGGCTTTTCGTGCAGCTGGTGGCGGAGATGGGCTGGGATCAGCTGAACCGCACCCCCTACAACGAGTTCCGCGAGCGCCTCCAAGCGGCGGGGCACCCCGGGGTGACCTGCGCCGACTGCCACGACCCTAAGACCATGGCCCTGCGCATCACCCGGCCCGCCCTGGAAAACGCCCTGGCCGCCTTGGGCCAGGACTGGCGGCAGGCCTCGAGGCAGGAGATGCGTAGCCTGGTATGCGCCCAGTGCCACGTGGAGTACTACTTCCTGGGCGAGGGCCGAACCGTGACCTTCCCCTGGTCCCGGGGGCTCAGCGTGGAGGCCATCGAAGCGCACTACGACGCCTACGGCTTCAAGGACTGGACCCACGCCATCACCGGGGCCCCTATGATCAAGCACCAGCACCCCGAGTACGAGCTCTACGTGACCAGCGTGCACTACCAGGCCGGGGTGGCCTGCGCCGACTGCCACATGCCCTACATCCGTGTGGGGGGCATGAAGATCTCCGACCACTGGATCCGCAGCCCCCTTACCAGCATCGCCCAAAGCTGCCAGACCTGCCACCGGGTGCCCGAGGCGGAGCTTTTGCAACGGGTGAAGACCATCCAGGACCGCACCCACGAGCTCCTTACCCTGGCGGAAGGAGCCCTGGAGGCGGCCATCCTCACCATCCAGGAGGCCATCGAGGCCGGGGTGTCCGACGAGGCCCTGGAGGAGGCCCGCAGGCTTCACCGCCGGGCCCAGTTCCGCTGGGACTTCATCGATGCCGAAAACAGCAAGGGCTTCCACAGCCCCCAGGAGGCGGCCCGCATCCTGGCCCACGCTGCCGACCTGGCGCGGCAAGCGCAGCTGGCCGCGGAGCGGGCCCTTAGGGGCGAGTGAAACCCCTCTCCGCCGCGCTCTTCGCCTCTCCCCAAACCTGAGGCCGTGCAGGAGCCGTTGGCCGGGACCCCCACGCGGAAGCGGCCCGCGTAGGGGGCCCCGCGAGGGGGGCGGGCCCGCCTCCTTGGGGGCAGGAGGACCCTAGGGCACGAGCCCACCTGCCGGGAAATCCACCCCTGGGGGGTCTTCCCGTATAGTGGGGCCGTGGTTCGGGCCTTGCGGCATCTCTTCGTCTTCCTGGTCCTCCTCTTCGTCCTCCTCCCCTTCCTCTGGATGGCCTACGCCGCCTTCATGCCCAAGGAGGCGGTGTATTCCGGAGAGCTCTTTTCCCGGGTGGGCTTCAGCCTGGAAAGCACCCAGGCCCTCGCCAAGGAGGGGTTTTGGGAGCGGCTCCTCTTCTCCTTGGGGCTTTCCGGAGGGGTAGCCCTCCTCCAGCTCCTCACCGCCCTCCTGGCGGCCTACGCCCTGCGGGCGGGGTTGGGGCTTCTCCCTTTTTACCTGGTGCTCATGGCCGTGCCCGCCGAGCTCCTCCTGGTGCCCCTCTACGGGATCCTCAAGGGGCTTTCCCTCCTGGACACCCTCCTCGCCCTGGTCCTCCCCTTCGCCTCCAGCCCCTTCATCGTCTATTTGGTCTACGGGGCCATGCGGGCTGTGCCCGAGGAGCTCCTGGAGGCGGCCAAGTTGGACGGGGCTGGCCATCGGGTCCTCCTCTTCCGCATCCTCTTCCCCCTGGTGCGGCCCACCCTGGTGGCCGCGGGCGTCCTGGCCTTCGCCGCCCACTGGAACCTGGTCCTCTACCCCCGGGTGGTGGTCTCGGACCCCCGCTTCTGGACCCTGCAGACCTGGCTCACGGACCTGCAGCGCAAGTACCCCACGGACTGGGGCCTGCTTTCCGCCGCCGCCCTCTTCTCCGTGCTGCCCATCGCCCTCCTCTACCTGCTCTTCGAGAGGCGGGTGGTGGCCACCTT
Protein-coding sequences here:
- a CDS encoding E3 binding domain-containing protein gives rise to the protein MGEPRITPLARRLAEENGIDWRRLQGTGPDGAIVERDILAYLARVMAGEVDLPPMPEEPPPLPPAEELKRAQEALGREGVDLADLLPKPPASQAEEALDLEPALLEDLELEEEALLLAEELPPEPAPEPWPLEEEGSRAPSPLAEEMEALLAEEGVSEAPGAEGPPRPFPEEEWSEEDLFLEEDLAGSLLPQPLEEALSEGEAPLVAALQKGSSEQAPAAWATPVALWVWRRRVDLAGLEGALAAFARAHGVPETPLPFLVRAAERALAELELPLRPLLARVEGEGVRGLRPRGGFLALFAPVGEEGEEGLLCFAGEEEVHTGRPSLFLSPEGVLAASGLEGPVAQRLLERVALYLENPVLLLA
- a CDS encoding phosphopentomutase, translating into MKVVAVVLDSVGLGYLPDAPRFGDEGADTLDHTVLKTGVALPHLAALGLGWVPGVHTLPRPKPLGAFGRMREVSPGKDTTTGHWEFVGVYLDRPFPTYPEGFPEELLRAWAERVGVGGWLLNRPYSGTEAIRDFGEAHLKTGYPIVYTSADSVFQVAAHLEAVPLEELYRFCQVAREMLKGEHRVARVIARPFAGEPGGFYRREDLRKDFALEPPRNVLDVLLEGGLEVVGVGKIPDIYAGRGFTREVKSKDNADGLEKTLALMGEPFSGLVFANLVDFDAKYGHRRDPLGYARALSEVDAFLPKLLSALGPEDHLFLVSDHGNDPTFFGTDHTREYGMLLWVGPGVEGDLGTRESFADLGATWARAFGLPWEGPGKSLL
- a CDS encoding aminopeptidase, which produces MEARLAELLAGYCLEAEEGETVLVEAETPALPLLPHLKRTLLQRGAYPLFRLSYPGEARDFLRFAGRWLEEIPEAEVALYQKADKFLRVLSAENPLEAASLDPELTLRHRRAWRPLAELRLKKRWALTLYPTVGYAVGAGMDTEAFRAHLERAFFLDRPDPVGAWQALARFQEALIARLAQGKELRLLAPGTDLRLSVAGRIWINSDGRRNMPSGEVFTGPLEESAEGEVRFNLPAFVGGRRVEGVYLRFRGGEVVEARAEVGEGYLLAALATDPGARRLGEVGIGTNYGLQQPTGLVLLDEKMGGTVHLALGRSYPETGGRNESALHWDLVLSLEEGALLLDGEPLVQGGRFVGLPEPYPFA
- a CDS encoding ABC transporter ATP-binding protein, with protein sequence MEALRLEGIGKRYGRKPVLEGVSFSVAPGEVYALAGPNGSGKTTLIRLVTGLAFPTQGRALLLGEDVHKNPAARRHLGAVVEAPAAFYPYLTGRENLRMQAYLAGVKEAVSLGRRPGEDHLTGVLARLRLLSVADRKVGSYSLGQRQRLGLAAALLHRPKVLVLDEPTSGLDPEGVELVHGLLQELAREGVAVLLSTHHLQEVSRYAHKVGILGGGRLLDEVVLPRGEAYRLEAQPLEGALALLKTLPQVVSARLQGGAILFEGNPEAALRALLGAGYRVRALYPHRFDLMSYYQERVRHA
- the cdaA gene encoding diadenylate cyclase CdaA, whose translation is MPFPWPLSWRDLLDILLVAVLFYYLGRLMAGTRALNLVRGVMVYLLVWFLASLLGLSTLAWLLGNAATLGAFALIVVFQPELRGLLERIGRAQGPRAPSLALEELLLGLGRLAEKRYGALLALERRTPLGEYAATGEVLEARLSARLLETVFYPGTPLHDGGAILRGDRLFAAGCVFPLSEARMGLGTRHRAALGLSEVSDALVLVVSEETGAIRVAEGGRLSPPLGLEALRQRLKEVLRA
- a CDS encoding CdaR family protein, which codes for MREWGGFVLAFLAALAVWYSLRERAPVVERAVSVPLQVVGLGEERTAEGVPEEVLLRLRGPAPLVEGTPPVSAYLDLSGAEGSFSREVRVAVPQGVEVLEVRPARVEGWIEALLARALPVEVFSLWAWVRTEPAFVEARGPRSQVELAVTALGLDLGGEEVALTPFGALGPLPGVELSPARVRVVAREEVLFRRELPLVLRPPEGFTLQDYAPRTVEVVGPKAALEGLEEVVARPEVGFRPGEVEGPLLLELPPGVRPVGQVWGRVRLALE
- a CDS encoding ABC transporter permease, with translation MLRLLLFELYKLFRLRSVALGLLFAFLLPFLWALAPGLKEVYGLVLASGWQVVSLSLLAGMEFLFPFLVVMAASESLGSEVAQGTLKGLLLRPLPRAALFFAKLLAALVYPFVLLLASFLGGLLAGLPHGLGPFFGGTGLGAGGFAGTGLLQPGAALAELLRAYLLAGAVLLPLASLALLYGAVFLATTASALAAVATLLLMRLLVAFPALTPFLLTTYLDLHLRPEAAGLGLSLLLIYTLGFALLAALVFERKDL
- the zapE gene encoding cell division protein ZapE, encoding MRLADRYPEVDLERLLQGFAPPPRFREATFAAYRPDARYPSQALAKERLRRWVHDRPRGLLRPRLPGPQGIYLDGGFGVGKTHLLVAAYLEAPGPKAFLTFEELTYTLGLMGLKEGARRFASLRYLFLDEFELDDPGNAQMISHFLALTMERGLRVATTSNTPPGALGEGRFNAEQFRHQIQALARRFAVERLEGEDYRHRDPDRFPEPLADAQLLALYREDPRPKTLDTFPELLAHLRALHPIRYRYLFQGLEAVYLRGLAPIPDQNDALRFVHFLDELYNQGLALRASGMPLKELFPQSYRHGAFAKKYGRALSRLAELLG
- a CDS encoding DinB family protein gives rise to the protein MAQQETRDSWEEALASLARSRGSLVALLREADPAWLAAPLGEGAWTPLMVAEHVALVEETTARVLRRLRRIAMGESLPPVPFVPGEVREGRPQAPEAVRPRGGLDLEQVLLLLARARAFLLEEAAQVPPQGSATFPHPFFGELDALGWVRAAAHHEAHHLRALQGARPPS